One Paralichthys olivaceus isolate ysfri-2021 chromosome 21, ASM2471397v2, whole genome shotgun sequence genomic window carries:
- the LOC109623855 gene encoding cerebellar degeneration-related protein 2-like yields the protein MLSVWRMEEFVTEEEEPWYDQQDLEQDLHLAAELGKTLLERNKELEDSLQQMYITNEEQVQEIEYLSKQLEVLRDMNEQHAKVYEQLDGTARELEHTNLTLVTDSKASQQKIERLTGTIDTLQNQVESLSGQVEQLRSMEQLRVRREKRERRKTIHSFPCLRELCTAPRYEDEFVVGRAESFTVDAKRPPFEEENQHLREAVSALRAAVRTERGRREGVERECNLLLSEYSRLQMRVQDAEGCQARVRELEVELQELQQLRRARTFLLGGEDDGVNLTQTVLNSTPETDTFLEVEVAETGGGVREETEGGGGVGGAALPESNPVRKSCSDTALNAIVARDASGRRRGSYALHANSVRKRGMSILREVDEQYHALLEKYEELLGKCRRHEESLCHAEVQTSRPVSRDPSMKDCAMGPIPAPPPTPTQSPSTPEAIESISKQVEAVDKRLGQNTPEYKALFKEIFSRIQKTKMDIKATKAVKSSKSGKSGKSSKH from the exons ACCTCCACTTGGCAGCAGAGCTGGGAAAGACTCTACTGGAGAGGAACAAGGAGCTGGAGGACTCCTTGCAGCAGATGTACATCACCAATGAAGAGCAAGTGCAGGAGATTGAG TACCTATCAAAGCAGCTGGAGGTTCTGCGGGACATGAACGAGCAGCACGCCAAAGTGTACGAGCAGCTGGACGGGACGGCCCGAGAGCTGGAACACACCAACCTCACTCTTGTGACAGACAGCAAGGCCTCGCAGCAGAAGATCGAGAG ATTAACAGGGACCATTGATACTCTGCAGAACCAGGTGGAGTCTCTTTCGGGGCAGGTGGAGCAGCTTCGCTCCATGGAGCAGCTCCGTGtcaggagggagaagagggagcgACGCAAGACCATCCACTCGTTCCCCTGCCTCAGGGAGCTCTGCACAGCACCCAG GTATGAGGATGAGTTTGTAGTGGGCAGGGCTGAAAGCTTTACCGTGGATGCAAAGCGTCCGCCATTTGAAGAGGAGAACCAGCACCTGAGGGAGGCGGTGTCGGCCCTGCGTGCAGCGGTGCGCACTGAGAGGGGGCGGAGAGAGGGCGTGGAGAGGGAGTGCAACCTCCTGCTTTCAGAGTATTCGCGGCTGCAGATGCGTGTGCAG GATGCTGAGGGCTGCCAGGCCAGGGTACGAGAGTTGGAGGTGGAGCTACAGGAACTGCAGCAGCTACGTCGTGCTCGCACTTTCCTGCTGGGCGGCGAGGACGACGGCGTGAATCTCACCCAGACTGTCCTCAACAGCACGCCAGAGACTGACACCTTCCTGGAGGTGGAGGTCGCGGAGACAgggggaggggtgagggaggagaCCGAAGGTGGAGGGGGCGTCGGGGGTGCGGCATTACCTGAGTCCAACCCTGTGAGGAAAAGCTGCAGCGACACAGCGCTCAACGCCATTGTAGCCCGAGATGCTTCCGGCCGCAGGAGAGGCAGCTACGCCCTGCATGCCAACAGCgtgaggaagagagggatgtCCATCCTCAGGGAGGTGGACGAGCAGTACCACGCCTTACTGGAGAAATATGAGGAGCTATTAGGGAAGTGTCGGCGCCACGAGGAGAGCCTGTGTCATGCCGAGGTTCAGACGTCCCGACCAGTCTCCAGAGACCCATCCATGAAAGACTGTGCTATGGGCCCCATCCCGGCACCACCGCCTACCCCTACCCAGTCACCATCCACCCCTGAAGCCATCGAGAGCATCAGCAAGCAGGTGGAGGCGGTGGATAAACGGCTGGGACAAAACACGCCAGAGTACAAGGCCCTTTTTAAGGAGATCTTCTCTCGTATCCAGAAGACCAAGATGGACATCAAAGCTACCAAAGCTGTTAAATCTAGCAAATCTGGGAAATCTGGCAAATCTAGTAAACACTAG